Genomic window (Deltaproteobacteria bacterium):
CCCAGACTCCCTCCAAAGACTTTTGACGCCCTGCGGATCATCCCGATTCTGCTTGCAAAATCGGGATGATCCGCAGGGAATTAAAAGTCTTTGAAGGGGCATCATATGCCCGTGGCGGTTGCCCCGGGGAGGCTGTACCGGGGGGTCGGGCCGCAAAGGCGTAAAAAATCCCGCCTGGCGCGGGCCGACCCCCCGGTACAGCCGAAGAACCGAATAACATGAGACGGGTCTGGGGAAAACGTGGGCCTGTGGCCCTTCTACAGAAAGTTTCCCCCAGGGTAATTGATCAGAGCTTCCTTACGGCCCCGGTTTGCCGGTGGGAAACCGGGCCGCGTTAAAAATCTTCCTGGAGGTAAATCTCGTCGGTCTTCGTCTTCTTTATCTTGAGGGGTACCTGGCAGTAAGGGCAGTATATCTGCTGGCCCACCCTTTCGTCGCCGTCCAGCGGTATCTCGACGTCACAGGTGGGGCACGTAAGGTAGTCGATGGAGCCCAGGT
Coding sequences:
- a CDS encoding lysine biosynthesis protein LysW; the encoded protein is MSDLGSIDYLTCPTCDVEIPLDGDERVGQQIYCPYCQVPLKIKKTKTDEIYLQEDF